In bacterium, the sequence TGTATGGCGCCGGCGCCCTGGCCGTCCTGCACCACTTCTGGCTGGTGAAGGCCGACTACCGGCCCGCCATCGTCCACGGCGTCCTCCTGGCGGGCCTCCTCGCCGCGCGGCTCGCCTGGCGGGCCCGGTCCCGGACGGCCTGATCGACGGGGCAGCGGAACCCGAGGGCCATCCTCTCCTTCGGCTGGGGCAATCATCTCCGCGTGGGCAGCCGCGTGGCGGAGATGCAGCTGCGAATCCTCTGGGAGGAGATCATGCAGCGCTACCGCATGGTCGAGGTCGCGGGCGAGCCCGTGCGCGTCCGCTCCAATTTCGTGAAGGGCTTCACCGGGCTCCCGGTCCGGCTGCACGCGAAGTCGCCCGTTCCGGGGGGCTACACCCGGCTGACCGGACGGTCGATGAGAGCGCTTGCCCCGCGCGTGCGCGGAACGCATTCTCTGGGCCCTTCGCCCCCAGCCTCCCCCGGAGCCCCATCCGAATGAGCGACGAACCGAAGCCCGACGCCGAAGTCGGGAACGAATCCGACGTCCACATCGTCGAGGTCGGTGGGCGCACGCTCTATCTCGTAGGGACGGCCCACGTCTCCCAGCAATCCGTGGACCTCGTCCGCCTGGTGATCGAGCGCGAGAAGCCCGACGCCGTCTGCATCGAGCTCGACGAAGGCCGCTACGAGGCGCTCTCCCAGGAGAAGAAGTTCCAGGAGCAGGATCTCCGCGAGGTACTGAAGAACAAGCAGCTCGCGACGCTGATGCTGAACCTGATCCTCGCGTCCTACCAGCGTCGCCTCGGCCTCCAGCTCGGCGTGACCCCGGGCAGCGAGTTGATGGAGGCGGCCCGCGCGGCCAAGGACCACGACATCCCGATCTCGCTCTGCGATCGCGACGTCCGCATCACCCTGCGCCGCGCCTGGCAGAGCCTCGGCTGGGGCCAGCGCCTGCGCCTGCTGACCGAGCTCGTCGCGTCGCTCTTCGAGGACACGGAGGTCTCCGAGGAAGAACTCGCGCGCATTCGCGAGCAGGACGTCGTGACCGAGGTCATGAGCGAGCTGGGGCGGATGATGCCCGACCTGAAGCGCGTCCTGATCGACGAGCGCGACGCGTACCTCGCCCACGAGATCCTCGAGACCGAGGGCGAACGGATCGTCGCCGTCGTCGGCGCGGGACACGTCGACGGAATGAAGGGCCGGCTGCTCCGCGACGAGCGGGCTGACCTGGACGAGATCTGCGAGATCCCCGAGAGCAGCGGCCTCTGGAAGGTCGTCGGCTGGGCGATCCCGCTCGTGATCGTCGCCTCGATCGCCGCCATCGGCTGGACCCAGGGCGCCGCCGCTGCCGGCGAGAACGCGATGATCTGGTTCCTGGCGAACGCCGTCCCGGCGGGCGTCGGCGCGGTGATCGCCCTCGGCCATCCCGCGACGATCGTCGCCGCCGCGCTCGCCGCGCCGTTCACGAGCCTCACGCCGCTGATCGGCGCCGGCTACGTCGCCGCCTTCACCCAGCTCTGGGCCGCACCGCCGCGGGTCGCGGACTTCGGCTCCGTGGGCGACGACCTCGCGGCCCCGAAGCGCTGGTGGCAGAGCCGACTGATGCGGATCTTCCTCGTGTTCGTGCTCACCACCATCGGCAGCCTGATCGGGACCTACACCGGCGGCTTCGAAGTCCTGAGCAACCTCGTGGGCGGCACGTCCTGAGCATCTTCTCGTCGCGATCGGTCTTCAGCGCTCGATCGCCACGAACAGGAAGACCGCGATCAGGACGTAGGCGATCCCGATCATCCGGGTGTGGAGCCTGCGGTCGCGGATCCGCGCCGCCGCGACGCAGAGCCCGATCGCGAGCCCGCGGATCGCGTTCTCGGCGTGAATCAGCGGGTGTTCGTTGATCGACACGTCCGCGATCCCGAAGAACACGAAGGTCAGCGCGGCCATCCCGTAGATCCCCGCGCGGTGGTCGAGGTAGTGCTCGCCCAGGTCCAGGCGCTCGTTCGGCGATCCCGCCCCGATACGCGGAACCAGGATCAAGCCGGCGGTCACGATCGTGGCGACGGGGGTCAGGACGATCAGCACGGTGAGGTAGGTCCAGTCCTCGACCAGGCGATAGTTCCAGAAGCCCCACCAGAACTGGGTCAGGAGCAGGACGAGCAGGCCCGTCGCACCAGCATGGAGCCAGTCGAACTTCACGGCCTCGCGCCGCTGGAGGAGCTCCGCGATCGCCGCCATCACGTGACTGAGGCCGATCGCGAGGACCAGCGACACGAGCACGGCGATGTATTCGAAGTGGGTCATGCACTTTCCCCGCCGACAGGGAGCCGACGTCCGCCCTAGCCTATCGCGGCCCCGGCCCGACGGGTTCCATCCGCGGCATTCTGTTTCGCGGCATGTCGACGGCCCTCGAACCCCTGTGTGATGCGGGACCGCTCCCGCTCCTCGCCATCGTCCTGCTGGCGGGAAGCGCGGCCGGCGCCGCGTCGGTCGCGACGGCCCCCGCGACGATCGTCGCGATCGTCCGCGAGACCCGCTCGAATGGCGCCTTCGTGAAGACTCTGACCGGGAGGGTCTGCCCTTCGACACCCCCGACGGGCGACCGGTCCACTGCATGGTCCTCCTCTGCACGAGCCCGGACGAGCGAAACCGGCATCTCCAGGCCCTGGCCTCCCTCGGCCGCACGGTCGGCTCGAACCCCGCCTTCCAGGAGAGGCGCTTCGATTCGCAGAGCCCCGCGCACGCGTACGAGCTCCTGCACGGCGAATAGAGCGGGCATTTCAACGACTTCATGGACGAGGCCACCGAGGGCGGACCCGCCCGAGGCCCAGCCGCGCTACGTTGGGTCTCCCCCCAGTCAACACCCCGTCGATTCGAGTCCGACCGACATGCAGAGCTACCTCGATCTCCTCCGCGACATCATGGAGAACGGCGTCGACAAGGAAGACCGGACGGGCACCGGCACACGCTCCGTCTTCGGACGGCAGCTGCGCTTCGACCTCGACCCGGCGCGTTCTCCCGCCGAGGGCGGCGGCTTCCCGCTGATCACGACCAAGAAGGTCCACACGAAGAGCATCCTCCACGAGCTGCTCTGGTTCGTGGCCGGCGACACGAACAACAACACGCTGCGCGACGCGGGCGTGACCATCTGGGACGAATGGGCCGACGAAGACGGCTCCCTCGGACCGGTCTACGGCGCCCAGTGGCGCCGGTGGCGTGCGGCGGCGCCCGAAGGGGCCGACTCGGACGAAGCGGTCGAGATCGATCAGCTCGCGGACCTCGTCGAGCAGATCCGAACCCACCCCGACTCCCGGCGCCTGATCCTCTCGGCCTGGAACGTCGGCGAGCTCGGCGCGATGAAGCTTCCGCCCTGCCACCTGCTCGTCCAGTGGAACGTCCAGCGCGAGAAGCTCCACTGCATGATGACGATGCGGAGCTGCGACGTCTTCCTCGGCCTGCCCTTCAACATCGCGAGCTACGCGCTGCTCACGATGATGATGGCCCAGGTGACGGACCTCGTTCCGGGCGAGCTGGTCCTCTCGCTCGGCGATACCCACATCTACCAGAACCACTTCGACCAGGTGCGCGAGCAGCTGACGCGGGACCCGCGGCCACTGCCGACGATGACCCTGAACCCCGCCGTGAAGGACCTCTTCGCCTTCACCTACGAGGACTTCAAGCTCGAGGGCTACGATCCGCACCCGAAGATCAGCGCCCCCATTGCGGTCTAGATGCGGATCTCGTTGATCGTCGCGGTCGCGCGGAACGGCGTGATCGGGAACGACGGGGAGATCCCGTGGCGGTTGCCGGAGGACCAGAAGTTCTTCCGGCGCGCGACGATGGGGCAGGCGCTCGTGTACGGGCGCAAGACCTTCGACTCGATCGGGAAGGCCCTGCCCGGACGCGCGAACTTCGTGCTCACCCGGAATGAACACGCGCCGGTCGAGGGCGTCGATTTCGTGGCGGACCTCGACGAGGCGATCGAGCGGGCCCGCGCGGCCGGATACGACGAGTGCTTCGTCGCCGGTGGCGAAGCGATCTATCGCGCCGCCCTCGCGACCGCGGACCGGGTCCTGCGAACCGTCGTCGACGCCGAGCCCGAAGGCGACACCTTCTTTCCGCCGCTCGACCCGGCGGACTGGATCTGCACCGGGCGCGTGCCTCACGATGTCGACGATCGCCACGCACACGCGTTCGTGATCGAGACCTGGGAGCGCCGGGGCTAGCGGACGCGATCGACACCTCCGAGCCGCTATGGTCCGCGGCATGGACTCCCCGCAGCACGGCGACGACCGCGTCGACTCGACGCGCCTCGTCGCCTCCCCGCATACCGGCGCCGATCGCCTGGTCCGCACGATTTCCGACGGCGGCACGATCGCGATCAAGGTCCTCGTGGCGAGCGAGCTCGTCGGCGAAGCCCTGCGTCGGCGGCGCTACGCGCCGACGGCCGGGGACGCGCTCGGTCGCGCCATGATGGGCGCCCTGCTGATCGCGGTCGGGAGCGCGCCGGACGATGCCGACGAGCCGAACGTCGAGTCGGTCCAGCTCCAGTTTCGCGGTGACGGTCCCCTCGGTTCACTGACGGCGATCGCCGACTCCCGCGCTCGCGTGCGCGGAACGGTGCAGCACCCGGAGCACTCCCGGGTCCTCTCGGATGGAACGCCGGACATCGCGCGCTCCATCGGCCAGGGGCCGCTCAACGTCGTGCGACACCGCCCCCGCTGGCGCTCGCCCTACACGGGAACCGTGCCGCTCGTGTCCGGCGAAGTCGCGGGCGACCTGACGCTCTACCTGACCGAGAGCGAACAGACACCGTCGGCGATGGGGCTCGGCGTCGCCTTCGGCCCGGGCATGACCGACGTCGCCGCCTGCGGCTTCCTGATCCAGGCGCTGCCCGGCGCCTCGGACGAGGAACTCACGATCGTGGAGGAGAACGTGCAGGGCCTCCCCGGCCTGGCGACGCTCCTCCGCTCGCCCCTCGAGCCCGACGAGCTCGTCGATCGTCTGATGATCGGACTCGGGACCCGCGCGCGGCACACGATGACGCCGTGCTTCCATTGTCCGTGCTCGGCCGAGCGCGCGCTGCGGACGCTGGCGCTCCTCGATCGCAGGGAACTCGAAGAGCTCGTGGCGACGGCCTCCTCGCAGGAGGTCGTGTGCGATTTCTGCGGCAAGCAGTACGACCTCGGCCCGGACCAGGTGGCGACGCTGCTCCGGGTCGAAGCGGAAGCCACGCCCCGCTAGCGACGGGCCCGATCGGTCGCGCGCCGCGCGCTACTCCAGACAGCGGTCCCGCAGACGTTCGAGATCCGCGTCGGAGAGGCCCCCGATCCGCAGGTACTCGCCCATCGAGCCCCAGCGGTCCCCGACAAGCGCGAGCACGGTCTCCATCGACTCGGGCTTCGCGTGGAGCGTGTCCGCCGGCATGTCCTTCAGGGTCTCTGCGTAGCCCTTCATGCTCATCACACGATCGATGATCGCGTCGATCCGTTCGCCCGAGAGCGCGTAGTCCGCGACGATCAGCTCGTCGTCGACGCCGAGGGTCCCGAGCAGGATCGCCGAGATCACGCCCGTCCGATCCTTGCCGGCGGCGCAGTGGTAGACCGCGCCCTGCTCCGCCCGCGCCAGCAGGCGAACCGCGTTCACGATCTTCTCGTGCCCGAACTCCATCATCCCGACGTACCGCTCGCCGAGGGACATCTCGTCCGCGCGCCTTCGCTCGGCGGTCGAAGGGTCTCCGTCGAAGAGCGGGTTGTGGTGGAACGCGATCGGCTCGTGTTCGAGCGGCCCGCGGCCCTCGTTCGAGAGCTCATGGGTCGATCGCAGGTCCACGATGTCGGAGAGGGACAGTTCGTCACGCAGCCGACCGACGTCGGACTCGGAGAGGGCATGGAGCGCATCGCTGCGGAAGAGTCGCCGCCAGCGCAGCGTTCGACCGTCGCGGGTCGGGTAGCCCCCGAGATCACGGAAGTTCACGCAGCCGTCGAGGTCGATGGATCGGTTCACGGCGCGGGAGTCTAGCCACGGTCGATTCGGAAACCAGCATCGCGACCTGCGGCCCCGCTCGACCTCGCGTGCGCACGCGCCCGGACGAATCGTCGATGCCGAAGCGAAGGCGCCTCGCCGAGCCGGTTCGCGCTTGCGCATCTCGCTGTATGATGGAGAGACGGTGCGGAGGCTGTCGGGGGGATCATGGCGGACACGGTATCGAGTCCGCGGGGTGCGGAGATTTCGGATCGGTCGGCGGAGCTCGTCCTTCCGGATGACGACGCCGTCTCCGCCCCGCTACGAAGGGAGTTCGGCGTGAGCGAGTCGGAGGGGACGACTGCGCAGATCCTGCGTGATCGCACGGACGAGAGCCGCAGCGACGATGACGGCGGAAGCGCGGCCCTCGGCGGTGGACTGACGTCGACCAGCGGCACGACACCTTCGACGCCTCCCGCGACGACCTCCACACCGCGAGCCACGGCCGCCACCGGCCTCGCGAACTCGCTCACGACCCCGCCCGGTGGTCCACCGCCTTCGGACGCGGAGACCCCGACATCTCGGACGCAGCCCGAGTCCCGCGGCGTCGCGCTGCCCGGAGATCGAGGCCCCCGAACCCAGAAGGCACAGAGCCAGAGGCCGTCGTTCTGGCGACGCATCGCGCTCGGCCGCCGCCATCAAGATTCGCCGGCGGCTTCGACACCGCCGCCGGCGCCGGAGACCCACGTGGCCCCGCCCGACGCCCAGACCCGACCGCCGGTACCCACCGCGCCCGATCGCCCGAGCCTCGCCGAGCGAGCGAAGAGCGTCGTCGCGCCCGCGCCTCCGACACCCGCCGTAGACACCCGAGCGATCGAAGCGGTGATCGTGGAGCCCATGTTGCAGGCGCTGGTCTCCGTCGAAGCCAAGCTCGAGCGGAGCCATGCAGAGCTCATCAATCGAAGCGATACGGTCGACCAGCGGCTGACCCAGCTCTGGGACATCGAGGAGCAGCTCGGAACGCTCTCCGAGCTGCAGGACTCGCTGCTCCAGGTCTCCGAGCAGCAGCGACGGCTCGAGAACGCCGTCGTCTCGCAGACGAAGACGCTGCGCTGGCTCGTCGGTGCGGTCTTCTTCTCGCTGGCCGCCGCCGCCTTCGTCGTCGCCGCGGTCCTCCCCTAGACCGACTCCGTCCCCGGCCGGGCTCCGGCCCCGACCGCGGTCCCGGCCGCGGACCGGCGGCCAGCGCGCGGTCGCCATTCTGCCGATTTGCGAACGCGCTCGCAGATCGCACGAAGGGCTGCATGTGCCCGCCATGGCAATCTTTTTCCCGGAATCTCGCCCCGACGGTTGACGCTCCTCAATCTATATACCAGTTTATCCGCATATTCAGATATTCATCCGGCACAGCGACTGCCCGCTGTCCGCGACAGGTCCCCTCCCCGCCAGGGACGAGGACCAGGAGATCCGAGCCGATGGCCCTTCCGAGTTCCAAAGACGCGCCCGCCTTCAAGGTGGCGGACCTGACCCTCTGCGACTTCGGTCGCAAGGAGATCGAGCTCGCCGAGCACGAGATGCCGGGCCTGATGGCCCTGCGCGAACGCTTCGGCAAGACCAAGCCCCTGAACGGGGTCCGCGTCATGGGCTCGCTCCACATGACGATCCAGACCGCGGTCCTGATCGAGACGCTGACCGCCCTCGGCGCCGACGTGCGCTGGGTCTCCTGCAACATCTTCTCGACCCAGGACCACGCCGCCGCCGCGGTCGTCGTCGGTCCCGACGGCACGCCCGAAGATCCCAAGGGCGTCCCGGTCTTCGCCTGGAAGGGCGAGACCCTCGAGGAGTACTGGTGGTGCACCGACGTCGCCCTCCAGTGGCCGGACGGCTCGGGCCCGGAGCTGATCGTGGACGACGGCGGGGATGCGACGCTGCTGATCCACAAGGGCCTCGAGTTCGAGACCGCCGAGAAGTTCCCGGACTTCAACCCCGAGACCGACTCCGAGGAATGGGGCGTCATCCTCGAGACCCTCAAGTCGATCAACGCGTCGGACAAGACGCGCTGGAAGCGAACCGCCGAGACCATGCGCGGCGTCTCCGAGGAGACGACGACCGGCGTGAACCGCCTCTACCAGATGGAGAAGAACGGACAGCTCCTCTTCCCCGCGATCAACGTCAACGACTCGGTCACGAAGTCGAAGTTCGACAACGTCTACGGCTGCCGACACTCCCTGCCGGACGGCCTGATGCGCGCTTCGGACGTGATGCTCGGCGGCAAGGTCGCCGTCATCTGCGGCTTCGGTGAGGTCGGCAAGGGCTCCGCCGAGTCGCTGCGGGGCCAGGGCTGCCGCGTGATCGTGACCGAGATCGACCCGATCTGCGCGCTCCAGGCCGCGATGCAGGGCTACGAGGTCGCCACCCTCGAGGACGTCGTCGAGACCGCCGACATCTTCGTCACCACGACGGGCAACTTCGACATCATCACCGCCGATCACATGGCGCGAATGAAGGACAAGGCGATCGTCGGCAACATCGGCCACTTCGACAACGAGATCGACATGGCCGGCCTCAAGAAGATCCCGGGCATCGAGCGCATCGAGATCAAGCCCCAGTACGACGAGTGGAGGTTCCCGGACGGCCACAGCGTCCTGGTCCTCGCCGAGGGCCGGCTGCTCAACCTGGGCTGCGCCACGGGCCATCCGTCCTTCGTGATGTCCGCCTCGTTCACCAATCAGGTGCTCGCCCAGATCGAGCTCCAGGAGAACGGCGGCCGGTACGAGAACAAGGTCTACGTGCTGCCCAAGAAGCTCGACGAAGAGGTCGCGCGACTCCACCTCGACAAGCTCGGCGTGAAGCTCACGAAGCTGACCCCGGCGCAGGCGGAGTACCTGGACGTCGACATCGATGGGCCGTACAAGCCGGAGCACTATCGATACTGAGAGAAGCGCCGTGACGCCTTCGGGGCGTCGAGGCGAACGGCGACCTCGGTGATCGGGGTCGTGCGACACGACTTTCGGTGCTGCCAACGAAAACGCCGGAGGACCTCGGTTCTCCGGCGTTTCTGCGCTTGGCGCCGGGGGCTCGAGTCGCCTCTCCGAACTGCCGATAGGCCCCGGGTGTCCCTCTCGGAGCCACCATGCTCGAAGCCTTCATCAGTCTCGGGATCGTGATCCTCTTCAGCGTCCTTGCCTGGGCGGCGAACGCTGGGGCCGAGGCGATGGTCTGGGGTGGTGTCGCGATCTCCGCGATCGGCTTCGGGTACGGGATCCCGACGGCGATCGTCTACCACTGGGTGCTCTACCGCTCGCTCGTTCGCGCGGATCGACTGCCCGACCGGTGGTGGCTCTCTCCGACCGCACATCACGGACTCATCCCGCGTGAAGAGCGAGCCGGCGTCTACGCCTGGGGCGCGATCGGCGGCTCCGGCTTCATGGTGATCGTGCTGGGGATCCTGGTGACGGCGGTCGGCCTCTGGCGATTGCTCGTTCCGTGAGCCGCGACGAGCGCTAGAGCCCGCCGCCGCGCTTCGCGTCGAAGTATCGACTGACGAGCGCCGGGCCGAGCGTCGCCGGCGAGACGTCGAGGGTCCGGATTCCTTCCGCGCGCAGCCGATCGTGCATCGCCTTGCGATCGAGGAGCGCGTCCCAGGCGCCGAGCGCCGTGAACGCCTCGCCGAGATCCTCGGGATCGCGCGCCAGACGTTCGTCGAGCTCGATCGGGTGCAGGTCCGCGACGAGGACGAAGTGGCGACGCCGCAGCAGCCGGAGCGCAGGCAGCACGTCCGGCTCGTCCTCGGGACGCAGGTGCGTCAGGAGGATCACCATCGAACGCCTTCGCTGATGCCGGCCGAGCTCCTCCGCGGCGCCGCGGAAGTCGACGCCCAGGGTGGTCGGCTCGAGGTCGTAGACGCGGTGCAGCAGCTGGCTCACGGTCGCCGCGCCCTTCGCCGGCGGCGTCCAGCGGCGCTCCTCGCCGAAGCTCAGGAGACCGACGGCGTCGCCTCCCTTCAGCGCGACGTGCGCGAGCAGGATCATCGCGTTCAAGCCGTGGTCGAAGTGGGAGAGGTCGCCGTCCTTGGTCCGCATGCGTCGGCTGCAGTCGAGCAGGAACACGATCCGCTGGTCGTGTTCGGCTTCGTACTCCCGGCTGATCAGCTCGCGCTTGCGGCTCGTCGCCTTCCAGTCGATCTGGCGGATCGAATCGCCGGCGCGGTACTCGCGGAGCTGGTGGAACTCGAGGCCCTCGCCGCGCAGGCGTTGTCGCTTGATCCCGACGTCCCGGGTGCGCGCCGCCTGGACGAGCTCGTCGAAGCGCGTCGTCGCCGCGAAGTTCGGATAGACCCGGATCGAGGCCGGCTCCCCGAGGCGGGCCGTGTAGCGCCAGAATCCGAGCGGCGTGTGCGCGCGAAACGTCGCCGCCTCGAACACCACGTCGCCCCGCACGAGGGGGCGGACGCGATAGACCGCGCGCTGGAGCTCGCCGCGCTCCGGGTCGAGGGCCAACGGCAGACCGGAGACCTCGGCGGAGGTCGGCACGCCGTCGATCAGCTCGACCCGGGAGCCGGTGAAGCCCCGGGTCCGGAGCTCGACGCCGACGTCGCTCCACGCCTCCAGGGACAGGCTGCGCGGGAGCGCCCGTCGGAAGCGTGGCGCTTCGACACGGTCGAGCAGGAAGAGGTCGACGAACAGCGCGAGCCCCGCCAGGAGCACGACCGCGAGCACGAAGGTCCGCGCCAGGACGGCCCCCAACACGAGCGGGGCGCCCTGTACGAGCCCGACCCCCTCGACGGCGAGAGCCAGACTCCACAGCGCGCCGCCGACCACGAGGGCCGCGGGGCTCGGTCTGCGCTGGGTCGTCTTCATGCTCGCGCGCCTCGTCAGATCCGCGGCGCGGGCACGTCGTCGAGGAGCGCGGCGATGATCTCGTCCGCCGGCGCGCCCTCGATCTCGAGATCCGCGGTCAGCTGGATGCGGTGACGCAGAACCGCCGGGGCGACGCGCTTCACGTCGTCCGGCGTGACGAAGGCATTGCCCTCGAGGAGCGCGTGGGCCTTCGCCGCCCGCATGAGCGAGATCGTGGCGCGCGGTCCCGCGCCCTGGGCGACGCCGATCCGCTGGCGGGTCTCGCGAGCGATCCGAACCGCGTAGGCATAGACCTCACGATCGACCTCGAGCCTCGCGGCCACCTGCTGCAGCCGGAGTACCTCGTCGGGCTGGACGACCGGCTCGAGCCCCTCCAGGTGGAACTCGTTGCCGGTCCGCCCTTCCGTCACGAGCCGAAGCATCTCTTC encodes:
- a CDS encoding TraB/GumN family protein gives rise to the protein MSDEPKPDAEVGNESDVHIVEVGGRTLYLVGTAHVSQQSVDLVRLVIEREKPDAVCIELDEGRYEALSQEKKFQEQDLREVLKNKQLATLMLNLILASYQRRLGLQLGVTPGSELMEAARAAKDHDIPISLCDRDVRITLRRAWQSLGWGQRLRLLTELVASLFEDTEVSEEELARIREQDVVTEVMSELGRMMPDLKRVLIDERDAYLAHEILETEGERIVAVVGAGHVDGMKGRLLRDERADLDEICEIPESSGLWKVVGWAIPLVIVASIAAIGWTQGAAAAGENAMIWFLANAVPAGVGAVIALGHPATIVAAALAAPFTSLTPLIGAGYVAAFTQLWAAPPRVADFGSVGDDLAAPKRWWQSRLMRIFLVFVLTTIGSLIGTYTGGFEVLSNLVGGTS
- a CDS encoding PTS sugar transporter subunit IIA, which encodes MPFDTPDGRPVHCMVLLCTSPDERNRHLQALASLGRTVGSNPAFQERRFDSQSPAHAYELLHGE
- a CDS encoding thymidylate synthase, translated to MQSYLDLLRDIMENGVDKEDRTGTGTRSVFGRQLRFDLDPARSPAEGGGFPLITTKKVHTKSILHELLWFVAGDTNNNTLRDAGVTIWDEWADEDGSLGPVYGAQWRRWRAAAPEGADSDEAVEIDQLADLVEQIRTHPDSRRLILSAWNVGELGAMKLPPCHLLVQWNVQREKLHCMMTMRSCDVFLGLPFNIASYALLTMMMAQVTDLVPGELVLSLGDTHIYQNHFDQVREQLTRDPRPLPTMTLNPAVKDLFAFTYEDFKLEGYDPHPKISAPIAV
- a CDS encoding dihydrofolate reductase, whose protein sequence is MRISLIVAVARNGVIGNDGEIPWRLPEDQKFFRRATMGQALVYGRKTFDSIGKALPGRANFVLTRNEHAPVEGVDFVADLDEAIERARAAGYDECFVAGGEAIYRAALATADRVLRTVVDAEPEGDTFFPPLDPADWICTGRVPHDVDDRHAHAFVIETWERRG
- a CDS encoding Hsp33 family molecular chaperone HslO; the encoded protein is MDSPQHGDDRVDSTRLVASPHTGADRLVRTISDGGTIAIKVLVASELVGEALRRRRYAPTAGDALGRAMMGALLIAVGSAPDDADEPNVESVQLQFRGDGPLGSLTAIADSRARVRGTVQHPEHSRVLSDGTPDIARSIGQGPLNVVRHRPRWRSPYTGTVPLVSGEVAGDLTLYLTESEQTPSAMGLGVAFGPGMTDVAACGFLIQALPGASDEELTIVEENVQGLPGLATLLRSPLEPDELVDRLMIGLGTRARHTMTPCFHCPCSAERALRTLALLDRRELEELVATASSQEVVCDFCGKQYDLGPDQVATLLRVEAEATPR
- a CDS encoding tyrosine-protein phosphatase produces the protein MNRSIDLDGCVNFRDLGGYPTRDGRTLRWRRLFRSDALHALSESDVGRLRDELSLSDIVDLRSTHELSNEGRGPLEHEPIAFHHNPLFDGDPSTAERRRADEMSLGERYVGMMEFGHEKIVNAVRLLARAEQGAVYHCAAGKDRTGVISAILLGTLGVDDELIVADYALSGERIDAIIDRVMSMKGYAETLKDMPADTLHAKPESMETVLALVGDRWGSMGEYLRIGGLSDADLERLRDRCLE
- the ahcY gene encoding adenosylhomocysteinase, which encodes MALPSSKDAPAFKVADLTLCDFGRKEIELAEHEMPGLMALRERFGKTKPLNGVRVMGSLHMTIQTAVLIETLTALGADVRWVSCNIFSTQDHAAAAVVVGPDGTPEDPKGVPVFAWKGETLEEYWWCTDVALQWPDGSGPELIVDDGGDATLLIHKGLEFETAEKFPDFNPETDSEEWGVILETLKSINASDKTRWKRTAETMRGVSEETTTGVNRLYQMEKNGQLLFPAINVNDSVTKSKFDNVYGCRHSLPDGLMRASDVMLGGKVAVICGFGEVGKGSAESLRGQGCRVIVTEIDPICALQAAMQGYEVATLEDVVETADIFVTTTGNFDIITADHMARMKDKAIVGNIGHFDNEIDMAGLKKIPGIERIEIKPQYDEWRFPDGHSVLVLAEGRLLNLGCATGHPSFVMSASFTNQVLAQIELQENGGRYENKVYVLPKKLDEEVARLHLDKLGVKLTKLTPAQAEYLDVDIDGPYKPEHYRY
- a CDS encoding DUF58 domain-containing protein, with amino-acid sequence MKTTQRRPSPAALVVGGALWSLALAVEGVGLVQGAPLVLGAVLARTFVLAVVLLAGLALFVDLFLLDRVEAPRFRRALPRSLSLEAWSDVGVELRTRGFTGSRVELIDGVPTSAEVSGLPLALDPERGELQRAVYRVRPLVRGDVVFEAATFRAHTPLGFWRYTARLGEPASIRVYPNFAATTRFDELVQAARTRDVGIKRQRLRGEGLEFHQLREYRAGDSIRQIDWKATSRKRELISREYEAEHDQRIVFLLDCSRRMRTKDGDLSHFDHGLNAMILLAHVALKGGDAVGLLSFGEERRWTPPAKGAATVSQLLHRVYDLEPTTLGVDFRGAAEELGRHQRRRSMVILLTHLRPEDEPDVLPALRLLRRRHFVLVADLHPIELDERLARDPEDLGEAFTALGAWDALLDRKAMHDRLRAEGIRTLDVSPATLGPALVSRYFDAKRGGGL